A window of the Polaribacter batillariae genome harbors these coding sequences:
- a CDS encoding UvrD-helicase domain-containing protein yields MHQPSTFQVYNASAGSGKTFTLVKEYLKIVLNSDDIFRFQKILAITFTNKAAGEMKVRVLENLEDFSKGKENDLFKIIIEEISVDKPTIRERSKKILEAILQNYAAFSITTIDSFTHKIIKNFAYDLGLPLNFEVEMDAVSLLNEAVDLLISKIGTDEKLTKLLIDYSLDKTDDDKSWDISKDLNDFAKILLNEDDHKHFRALADKNLDDFTNLKSKLFAHQKELKKSLKEVGQNCLNLINSAGLAPKDFIRGTVPKFFADLSEKSANIDFIKRSETIEKAIANNQYYTKTAKPEICESIDAIVPQIIDFFRESQVIYQQFLMNKLALKSIIPLAVLNNINAELDSLKEENNIRLNAEFNQLISDNIKDQPAPFIYERIGQRFMHYFIDEMQDTSVLQWQNLIPLIDNALAQENSNLMLVGDGKQAIYRWRGGKAEQFINLGSETKDGKNLFQVSKDIKELETNFRSYSEIIDFNNSFFQHSSRFLQNEAYKKLFFEGNQQKENPKKGGFVSLSFLEKEDDKEADKLKYPKKVFDKIKELENDFSLDEICILTRTKKDGVAIANYLSENGINIISSETLLLQNNAKVNFIINVLQVLQHPNDQESRFEMLYFLHEHLKMETPKHQFLKTFAKSTNAIIFQILKKYGVTFKTAIFHQLPFYEKMEAIIRGFRLVNSSDAYVQFFLDVVLEQQRKGTNVQDFLDFWELKKDKLSIVAPESANAVQVMTIHKSKGLEFPVVLFPCNVDIYRQINPKVWLDELPESYTNFQELLVPYNRDLSYVNAKGLEIFNSQREALELDNFNLLYVALTRAVEQLHIITDKKLVGKNKEEDLKFYSGFFINYLKEKSLWNNDLLEYSFGNKKRVSNKKEDNSIAEIHKKFMATPWKEHNIVLLAGASKLWDTVQGEAIDYGNLLHEIFSKIKTNCQIEEVVNLYEQQGILDENQTKLIKEKVVKVVNHPKLGFYYSDEVTVFNEREIVTANHQIIIPDRLVFTTNNEVTIIDYKTGILLEKHHQQLKNYEDVLKSMHFKVNKKLLIYINEEIDVVEV; encoded by the coding sequence GTGCATCAACCATCTACTTTTCAAGTTTACAATGCCTCTGCAGGAAGTGGAAAAACCTTTACACTTGTAAAAGAATACTTAAAAATTGTACTAAATTCCGACGATATTTTTCGTTTTCAGAAAATATTAGCCATCACTTTTACCAACAAAGCCGCTGGCGAAATGAAAGTGCGCGTTTTAGAAAATTTAGAAGATTTTTCTAAAGGAAAAGAAAACGATTTATTTAAAATTATTATTGAAGAAATTTCTGTCGATAAACCAACAATTCGAGAACGAAGCAAGAAAATTTTAGAGGCAATTCTGCAAAATTATGCTGCATTTTCAATAACTACGATTGATAGTTTTACCCATAAAATCATCAAAAATTTTGCATACGATTTGGGTTTGCCACTTAATTTTGAAGTAGAAATGGATGCAGTTTCTCTATTGAATGAAGCTGTAGATTTACTAATATCTAAAATAGGCACAGACGAAAAACTCACAAAATTACTCATAGATTATTCGCTCGATAAAACCGATGACGATAAATCTTGGGACATTTCTAAAGATTTAAATGATTTTGCAAAAATTCTTTTAAATGAAGACGATCACAAACATTTTAGAGCATTGGCAGATAAAAATTTAGATGATTTTACGAATTTAAAATCGAAGCTTTTCGCACATCAAAAAGAATTAAAAAAATCGCTAAAAGAAGTTGGGCAAAATTGTTTAAATTTAATAAATTCTGCAGGGTTAGCACCCAAAGATTTTATACGAGGAACCGTACCTAAATTTTTTGCAGATTTAAGTGAAAAATCAGCAAATATCGATTTTATAAAAAGAAGCGAAACCATTGAAAAAGCGATTGCAAATAATCAATATTACACAAAAACAGCCAAGCCAGAAATTTGTGAATCTATAGATGCAATTGTACCACAAATTATCGATTTTTTTCGAGAATCTCAAGTAATTTATCAGCAATTTTTAATGAACAAATTGGCTTTAAAAAGCATCATACCTTTAGCCGTTTTAAACAATATAAATGCAGAATTAGATAGCCTAAAAGAAGAAAATAACATTCGTTTAAATGCAGAGTTTAATCAGTTAATTTCCGACAATATAAAAGACCAACCAGCACCTTTTATTTACGAACGAATTGGGCAACGTTTTATGCATTATTTTATTGATGAAATGCAAGATACTTCTGTGTTGCAATGGCAAAATTTAATTCCGTTAATAGACAATGCTTTGGCGCAAGAAAACAGCAATTTAATGTTGGTGGGCGATGGAAAACAAGCCATTTATAGGTGGCGTGGAGGAAAAGCGGAGCAGTTTATCAATTTAGGTTCAGAGACAAAAGATGGTAAAAATCTGTTTCAAGTTTCCAAAGACATTAAAGAATTGGAAACCAATTTTAGAAGCTATTCAGAAATTATCGATTTTAATAATTCGTTTTTTCAACATTCGTCGAGATTTCTTCAAAATGAAGCTTATAAAAAGTTATTTTTCGAAGGAAACCAGCAAAAAGAAAACCCTAAAAAAGGCGGATTTGTATCACTTTCTTTTTTAGAAAAAGAGGATGATAAAGAAGCCGATAAATTAAAATACCCAAAGAAAGTTTTCGATAAAATAAAAGAGCTCGAAAATGATTTTTCTTTAGATGAAATTTGCATTTTAACACGAACTAAAAAAGACGGAGTTGCAATTGCAAATTACTTGTCAGAAAACGGCATCAATATTATTTCGTCGGAAACATTATTGCTTCAAAATAATGCAAAAGTTAATTTTATAATAAATGTTTTGCAGGTTTTACAACACCCAAATGATCAGGAATCTCGTTTCGAAATGTTGTATTTTTTACACGAACATTTAAAAATGGAAACACCCAAGCATCAATTCTTAAAAACGTTTGCAAAATCTACCAATGCAATTATTTTTCAAATCTTAAAAAAATATGGTGTAACTTTTAAGACTGCTATCTTTCATCAGCTTCCTTTTTACGAAAAAATGGAAGCAATTATAAGAGGTTTTCGTTTGGTAAATTCATCAGATGCATACGTGCAGTTTTTCTTAGATGTTGTTTTAGAACAACAAAGAAAAGGAACCAATGTGCAAGATTTCTTAGATTTTTGGGAACTTAAAAAAGACAAATTAAGCATTGTTGCGCCAGAAAGTGCAAATGCGGTTCAGGTAATGACGATTCACAAATCGAAAGGTTTAGAATTTCCAGTAGTTCTTTTTCCATGCAATGTAGATATTTACCGACAAATAAACCCAAAAGTTTGGTTAGATGAATTGCCAGAAAGTTATACAAATTTTCAAGAATTATTGGTGCCTTATAATCGAGATTTAAGTTATGTAAATGCAAAAGGTTTAGAGATTTTTAATTCGCAAAGAGAGGCCTTAGAGTTAGATAATTTTAATTTGCTATATGTTGCATTAACGAGAGCTGTAGAACAATTACATATCATTACAGATAAAAAATTGGTGGGTAAAAATAAAGAAGAAGATTTAAAATTTTATTCAGGATTTTTTATCAATTATTTAAAAGAAAAATCGCTTTGGAATAACGATTTGTTAGAATATTCATTTGGCAATAAAAAGAGAGTTAGTAATAAGAAAGAAGATAATTCTATAGCAGAAATTCACAAAAAATTTATGGCAACACCATGGAAAGAACACAATATTGTTTTATTGGCTGGTGCATCTAAATTGTGGGATACTGTTCAAGGAGAAGCCATCGATTATGGAAATTTATTACACGAAATATTCTCGAAAATAAAAACAAATTGTCAAATTGAAGAAGTCGTAAATTTATATGAACAACAAGGTATTTTAGATGAAAATCAAACAAAACTCATCAAAGAAAAAGTTGTAAAAGTTGTAAATCATCCAAAATTAGGGTTTTATTATTCCGATGAAGTAACTGTTTTTAATGAAAGAGAGATTGTAACTGCGAATCATCAAATTATAATTCCAGATAGGTTGGTTTTCACTACAAATAACGAAGTAACTATTATCGATTATAAAACAGGTATTTTGTTAGAAAAACATCATCAGCAATTAAAAAACTACGAAGATGTTTTAAAATCGATGCATTTTAAAGTTAATAAAAAACTGCTTATATATATAAATGAAGAAATTGATGTTGTTGAAGTATAA
- a CDS encoding ZIP family metal transporter, with protein sequence MNTFDQLVEFGKEHPIQAAFFASLFTWGLTAAGAALVFFFKNANRAVLDGMLGFTGGVMVAASFWSLLAPAIENSHGDGFVKVLPAAIGFAFGALSLFGMDKILPHLHINFKENEAEGVKTEWHKTTLLVLAITLHNIPEGLAVGVLFGAASTLVGVEQTEMIIAAISLAIGIGIQNFPEGFAVAMPLRRQGVSRLKSFWYGQLSAVVEPIAAVLGALAVSFFTPILPYALAFAAGAMIFVVVEEVIPETQRDKYTDIATLGFIGGFIVMMSLDVGLG encoded by the coding sequence ATGAATACATTCGATCAATTAGTAGAATTTGGAAAAGAGCATCCTATACAAGCAGCATTTTTTGCCTCTCTTTTTACTTGGGGTTTAACAGCTGCAGGAGCTGCATTGGTATTTTTCTTTAAAAATGCGAACAGAGCTGTTTTAGACGGAATGCTAGGTTTTACAGGAGGTGTAATGGTCGCTGCAAGTTTTTGGAGTTTGTTGGCACCAGCCATAGAAAATAGCCATGGAGACGGTTTTGTAAAAGTTTTACCTGCAGCAATTGGCTTTGCTTTTGGAGCCTTATCTTTATTTGGAATGGACAAAATTTTACCGCATTTACACATAAATTTTAAAGAAAACGAAGCAGAAGGGGTAAAGACTGAATGGCATAAAACAACCTTGCTAGTTTTAGCAATTACTTTACACAATATTCCTGAAGGTTTGGCTGTTGGGGTTTTATTCGGTGCAGCATCTACCTTGGTAGGTGTAGAACAAACAGAAATGATTATCGCCGCAATTTCGCTGGCAATTGGTATTGGAATTCAAAATTTTCCAGAAGGTTTTGCAGTAGCAATGCCTTTAAGAAGGCAAGGCGTAAGTAGATTAAAAAGTTTTTGGTACGGACAATTATCTGCAGTTGTAGAGCCAATTGCTGCAGTTTTAGGAGCCTTAGCAGTGTCGTTTTTTACACCGATTTTACCTTATGCCTTAGCATTTGCAGCTGGAGCCATGATTTTTGTGGTGGTAGAAGAAGTAATACCAGAAACACAAAGAGACAAATATACAGATATTGCCACACTTGGCTTTATTGGCGGTTTTATAGTAATGATGTCTTTAGATGTGGGTTTAGGGTAG
- a CDS encoding thioredoxin family protein encodes MKKIGLFLILFGSLATFSQKKQAKLSVYTFAEVEKIHQQKPKPIVVFISTDWCKICFGMKRTTFKNSEIIQLLNEKFYFVRLNAEEKKDITFLGKTFVHKPSGNNTGTHELVEELASVNSKISYPTTVILSSAFTIDLQIPNYINSATFLKVLKKYSVEKT; translated from the coding sequence ATGAAAAAAATAGGGCTCTTTTTAATTTTATTCGGAAGCTTAGCAACATTTTCTCAAAAAAAACAAGCAAAATTAAGTGTTTATACATTTGCAGAAGTAGAGAAAATTCATCAACAAAAACCAAAACCTATTGTTGTTTTTATTTCTACAGATTGGTGTAAAATTTGTTTCGGAATGAAGCGTACAACGTTTAAAAACAGCGAAATTATACAATTGTTAAACGAAAAATTTTATTTCGTAAGATTAAATGCAGAAGAAAAAAAAGACATTACTTTTTTAGGAAAAACATTTGTTCACAAACCCTCTGGAAACAACACTGGCACGCATGAATTGGTAGAAGAATTGGCCTCTGTAAATTCTAAAATAAGTTACCCAACAACCGTTATTTTAAGCTCGGCATTTACAATCGATTTGCAAATACCAAATTATATAAATAGTGCTACTTTTTTAAAAGTTCTCAAAAAATACTCAGTAGAAAAAACCTAA
- the mfd gene encoding transcription-repair coupling factor, with the protein MSKQHIVNQYQKSANVSQIVTALQQEKNHFQISNLVGSSLSFVISETFKKANKPYLLIFNDKEEAAYYLNDLEQLLGDKNVLFYPGSYRRPYQIEETDNANVLLRSEVLNRINSRKKPAVIVTYPTALFEKVVTKKELEKNTLKVTVGENLSLDFVNEVLFEYKFKRVDFVTEPGDFSVRGGIIDVFSFSNDEPYRIEFFGDEIDSIRSFDVETQLSKEKLKKVSIMPNVENKTLQESRESFLKYISSKTIIFTKNIDLLVGNLDKFYQKAEEAFNDLSKEIKHAKPAELFCDGTFIKNQLHDFLLVEMSPRAQSRGLSEINFNTIPQPSFNKKFNLLIADLNEHHKAGFTNYIFCANEQQAKRFHDIFDDAEQEVHYETVVFPLYQGFVDVDNKLVCYTDHQIFERYHKFRLKNGYAKKQAITLQELNKLEIGDYVTHMDHGIGKFGGLQKIDVQGKKQEAIKLVYGERDILYVSIHSLHKISKFNGKDGKAPKIYKLGSGAWKKIKQKTKARVKHIAFNLIQLYAKRKLQKGFAYGPDTHIQHELESSFIYEDTPDQYTATQAVKNDMEKEQPMDRLVCGDVGFGKTEVAVRAAFKAVDNSKQVAILVPTTILAFQHYKTFSERLKDFPIKIDYLNRFRTAKQKTETISGVNDGSVDIIIGTHQLTNQKIKFKDLGLLIIDEEQKFGVAVKDKLKTLKENVDTLTLTATPIPRTLQFSLMAARDLSVIKTPPPNRHPIESHVIRFSEEAIRDAISYEISRGGQVFFIHNRIENIKEVAGLLQRLVPSAKIGIGHGQMEGKKLEQLMLGFMDNEFDVLVSTTIVESGLDVPNANTIFINNANNFGLSDLHQMRGRVGRSNKKAFCYFITPPYHMMTDDARKRIEALVLFSDLGSGINIAMKDLEIRGAGDLLGGEQSGFINDIGFDTYQKILQEAIEELKENEFADLYPTDSSKPKEYVKEVQIDTDFEILFPDDYVNSVTERLALYNKLATLKKEEELQTFEKEITDRFGEIPKQVCDLLDSVRIKWLAKELGIEKMILKQKRMLGYFVANQQSDFYQTEAFSRVLKYVQQNPKSCVMKEKQTKNGLRLLITFIKIDSVKTGLNILQKI; encoded by the coding sequence TTGAGCAAACAACATATTGTAAATCAATACCAAAAATCTGCAAATGTTTCGCAGATTGTTACAGCCCTTCAACAAGAAAAAAACCATTTTCAAATTTCGAATTTGGTAGGTTCTTCGTTGTCTTTTGTAATTTCCGAAACTTTTAAAAAAGCAAACAAACCTTACCTTTTAATTTTTAATGATAAAGAAGAAGCCGCCTATTATTTAAATGATTTAGAACAACTTTTAGGAGATAAAAATGTGCTTTTTTATCCAGGATCTTACAGAAGGCCTTATCAAATCGAAGAAACAGATAATGCCAATGTTTTATTACGTTCCGAAGTTTTAAACAGGATAAATTCTCGTAAAAAACCCGCTGTAATTGTAACCTACCCAACTGCTCTTTTCGAAAAAGTAGTTACTAAAAAAGAGTTAGAAAAAAATACGCTAAAAGTTACGGTTGGCGAAAATTTATCATTAGATTTTGTAAACGAAGTGTTATTCGAATACAAATTTAAACGTGTAGATTTTGTTACAGAACCAGGAGATTTTTCGGTACGTGGAGGAATTATAGACGTTTTTTCTTTTTCGAATGACGAACCTTATAGAATCGAATTTTTTGGGGATGAAATAGATAGCATTCGTTCTTTTGATGTAGAAACACAACTTTCTAAAGAGAAATTGAAAAAAGTTTCCATCATGCCAAATGTAGAGAATAAAACCCTACAAGAAAGCAGAGAGAGTTTTCTGAAATACATCTCATCAAAAACCATCATTTTTACCAAAAATATCGATTTATTGGTTGGAAATTTAGACAAGTTCTATCAAAAAGCAGAAGAGGCTTTTAACGATTTATCTAAAGAAATAAAGCACGCAAAACCAGCTGAATTATTTTGCGATGGAACTTTTATAAAAAATCAGTTACACGATTTTTTATTAGTTGAAATGTCTCCTCGAGCGCAGTCGAGAGGTCTTTCTGAAATCAATTTCAATACAATTCCACAACCTTCATTTAATAAAAAATTTAATTTATTAATTGCTGATTTAAACGAACATCATAAAGCTGGTTTTACCAACTATATTTTCTGTGCAAACGAACAACAAGCCAAACGTTTTCATGATATTTTTGATGATGCAGAGCAAGAAGTACATTACGAAACTGTTGTTTTTCCATTATACCAAGGTTTTGTAGATGTTGATAACAAGTTGGTTTGTTATACAGATCATCAAATTTTTGAACGATATCATAAATTCCGATTAAAAAATGGTTACGCCAAAAAACAAGCCATTACACTTCAAGAACTAAATAAACTGGAAATTGGCGATTATGTAACACACATGGATCATGGAATTGGAAAATTTGGTGGTTTACAAAAAATTGATGTTCAGGGCAAAAAGCAAGAAGCTATTAAATTGGTTTATGGCGAACGAGATATTTTATATGTAAGCATTCATTCGCTTCATAAAATTTCTAAATTCAATGGTAAAGATGGTAAAGCACCAAAAATATACAAATTAGGTTCAGGAGCTTGGAAAAAAATTAAACAAAAAACCAAAGCCAGAGTAAAACACATTGCTTTTAATTTAATTCAATTATACGCAAAAAGAAAACTCCAAAAAGGTTTTGCTTATGGCCCAGATACCCACATACAGCACGAGTTAGAAAGTAGTTTTATCTACGAAGATACGCCTGACCAATACACAGCTACACAAGCAGTAAAAAACGACATGGAAAAAGAGCAACCTATGGATAGGTTGGTTTGTGGTGATGTTGGCTTTGGAAAAACAGAAGTGGCTGTAAGAGCTGCTTTTAAAGCAGTTGATAATAGCAAACAAGTTGCGATTTTGGTTCCTACTACAATTTTGGCATTTCAACATTACAAGACTTTTTCTGAAAGATTAAAAGATTTTCCTATTAAAATAGATTATTTAAATCGTTTTAGAACCGCAAAACAAAAAACAGAAACCATTAGTGGTGTAAATGATGGTTCTGTAGATATTATTATTGGCACACATCAATTAACAAATCAAAAAATAAAGTTTAAAGATTTAGGTCTTTTAATTATCGATGAAGAACAAAAATTTGGTGTTGCTGTAAAAGATAAACTCAAAACTTTAAAAGAAAATGTAGATACGTTAACCTTAACTGCTACTCCAATTCCTAGAACGTTGCAGTTTAGTTTAATGGCAGCAAGAGATTTATCTGTCATAAAAACACCACCACCAAACAGGCATCCTATAGAAAGCCACGTAATTCGTTTTTCGGAAGAAGCAATTCGCGATGCTATTTCGTACGAAATCTCAAGAGGAGGGCAAGTTTTTTTTATTCATAATAGAATTGAAAATATAAAAGAAGTCGCTGGTTTGTTACAAAGACTGGTTCCTTCAGCAAAAATAGGCATTGGTCATGGACAAATGGAAGGCAAAAAACTAGAGCAATTAATGCTCGGTTTTATGGATAATGAGTTCGATGTTTTAGTCTCGACAACCATTGTAGAAAGTGGTTTAGATGTACCAAATGCAAACACCATTTTTATTAACAATGCCAATAATTTTGGCCTGTCGGATTTACATCAAATGCGTGGTAGAGTTGGGCGTTCGAACAAAAAAGCATTTTGTTATTTTATAACACCTCCTTATCATATGATGACAGACGATGCTAGAAAACGAATAGAAGCCTTGGTTTTATTTTCGGATTTAGGAAGTGGAATTAACATTGCCATGAAAGATTTAGAAATTCGTGGTGCTGGAGATTTATTGGGTGGCGAACAAAGTGGTTTTATTAATGATATTGGTTTTGATACCTATCAAAAAATATTGCAAGAAGCCATTGAAGAACTGAAAGAAAATGAGTTTGCAGATTTGTATCCAACAGACAGCTCCAAACCTAAAGAATATGTAAAAGAGGTACAAATAGATACCGATTTCGAAATTTTGTTTCCTGATGATTATGTAAATTCAGTTACTGAAAGATTGGCTTTATACAACAAATTAGCAACGCTAAAAAAAGAAGAAGAATTACAAACTTTTGAAAAAGAAATTACAGACAGATTTGGAGAAATACCTAAGCAAGTCTGCGACCTCTTAGATTCTGTAAGAATAAAATGGTTGGCAAAAGAATTGGGGATCGAAAAAATGATTCTAAAACAAAAAAGAATGCTTGGTTATTTTGTTGCAAATCAACAAAGTGATTTTTACCAAACTGAAGCATTTTCTCGTGTGTTAAAATACGTGCAACAAAACCCAAAAAGTTGTGTGATGAAAGAAAAACAAACCAAAAACGGTTTGCGATTGCTTATTACTTTTATAAAAATTGATTCTGTAAAAACGGGACTGAATATTTTACAGAAAATATAA
- a CDS encoding retropepsin-like aspartic protease yields the protein MKTKTFTIFFFLLFFQNLFAQKNELITSIPFELKEDGRIYIKAKINKSDTLTFLFDSGAKSVVIVDSIARNSLKLKFDGKDINIGSYGESTVESSSKNTLIFGNQKIDNLTLYSIPYSTKKKFDGIIGCEIIKKYVVEVNYDSKMILFYNKENYNYNGNGEKLNVKFIDDIPTVGFTFKLRKYYHKGQMSWDTGSNGDINFTTQFTENNKLYYDMPILGESESISSDGNMSKELIGLINQVNLGDYEFYKIPCTLTTNESNVNDSKKVDGAFGNRFLKRFNAVYVLGNNIIYITPNHYLHSPYYDFLMGK from the coding sequence ATGAAGACTAAAACATTTACTATCTTTTTTTTTCTATTATTTTTTCAAAATTTATTTGCACAAAAAAATGAATTGATTACTTCAATTCCATTTGAATTAAAAGAAGATGGAAGAATTTACATTAAAGCTAAGATTAATAAAAGTGATACTTTGACCTTTCTTTTTGACTCTGGAGCAAAATCAGTAGTTATAGTTGACAGCATTGCTCGAAATAGTCTCAAGTTGAAATTTGATGGAAAAGATATTAATATTGGCTCTTATGGAGAGAGTACCGTAGAATCAAGCTCAAAAAACACTTTAATTTTTGGAAATCAAAAAATTGACAACTTAACTCTATATTCTATTCCGTATTCAACAAAAAAGAAATTTGACGGGATTATTGGCTGTGAAATAATTAAAAAGTATGTAGTCGAAGTTAATTATGACTCAAAAATGATACTATTTTATAATAAAGAAAATTATAACTACAATGGAAATGGAGAGAAACTAAATGTCAAATTCATAGATGATATACCGACAGTAGGCTTTACTTTTAAATTAAGAAAATACTATCACAAAGGACAAATGAGTTGGGATACAGGAAGTAATGGAGATATCAATTTTACAACACAATTCACGGAAAACAACAAACTATATTATGATATGCCAATTTTAGGAGAGAGTGAGTCTATAAGTTCAGATGGTAATATGTCGAAAGAACTAATAGGGTTAATTAATCAAGTAAATCTTGGAGATTATGAGTTTTACAAAATTCCTTGTACGCTTACGACAAATGAATCAAATGTTAACGACTCCAAAAAAGTAGATGGAGCATTTGGAAACAGGTTTTTGAAACGCTTTAATGCCGTTTATGTTTTAGGAAATAATATTATTTATATTACTCCTAATCATTATCTACACTCGCCCTACTATGATTTTCTTATGGGAAAATAA
- a CDS encoding TlpA family protein disulfide reductase — MKKHQIITILLLFIFVFSCKEKSEKTKLSEQVENLDPKVNLTELETDFMKWWTYHSKNITLSSNFTGLNEKSDTIEKKQFLEKLITSNYIPIKLKSNERLETYKLFELDSFANKSIGSTIKNKSLLALKHFKMESTEFPKFNFTDLNDNDYNNKNTKGKIIVLKTWFINCVACVKEFPELNELVEKYKNRNDIIFLSLALDSKLELDEFLQKKFFEYKVVSNQREFIVKTLNLQIYPTHIIIDKNGIIQKVVNKASEMIPFFESKMKLTENVPPPPM, encoded by the coding sequence ATGAAAAAACATCAAATAATTACGATTTTACTACTATTCATTTTTGTATTTTCCTGTAAAGAAAAATCTGAAAAAACTAAATTATCAGAACAAGTTGAAAACCTTGACCCAAAAGTTAATCTGACTGAATTAGAAACTGATTTTATGAAATGGTGGACTTACCACTCAAAGAACATTACTTTATCTTCAAATTTTACAGGTTTAAACGAAAAGTCAGATACCATTGAGAAAAAACAGTTTTTGGAGAAATTAATTACTTCCAATTATATTCCTATAAAGTTAAAATCAAATGAAAGACTTGAAACTTATAAACTTTTTGAGCTTGATTCTTTTGCTAACAAAAGTATTGGAAGTACAATAAAAAATAAATCGTTGTTGGCCCTTAAACACTTTAAAATGGAAAGCACGGAATTTCCTAAGTTTAATTTTACCGACCTTAATGATAATGATTACAATAATAAAAACACAAAAGGAAAAATAATTGTCTTAAAGACTTGGTTCATTAACTGTGTGGCTTGTGTTAAGGAATTTCCTGAATTAAATGAATTAGTTGAAAAATACAAAAACCGTAATGACATAATCTTTTTGAGTTTGGCATTGGACTCAAAACTTGAATTAGATGAATTTTTGCAAAAGAAGTTTTTTGAATATAAAGTAGTATCTAATCAAAGAGAATTTATTGTCAAAACACTAAACTTACAAATCTATCCAACACACATTATTATAGACAAAAATGGAATAATACAAAAAGTGGTAAATAAAGCATCGGAAATGATTCCCTTTTTTGAGAGCAAAATGAAATTAACTGAAAATGTTCCACCTCCACCAATGTAA
- a CDS encoding outer membrane beta-barrel protein: MKRTLLLIGITLFTLASYGQKKTDFGIKGGLNYSSFVGNNDNEISTYYKGKVGFHIGAFFSFKVNEKLSIRPEILYSKQDSDLIINNLRILTYGVGGMFYINTVEGNIKESMLYIPIILEYKLNEKLNFGAGPQFGYSLNREFKFEKLSKEVLSLIDNSENFEIGIGLELEYLLTANYGISLRYNFGIIERQNSNTSVIQLGMNYKF; the protein is encoded by the coding sequence ATGAAAAGAACACTTTTACTTATTGGAATAACTTTATTTACTTTAGCATCTTATGGACAGAAAAAAACAGATTTTGGAATAAAAGGAGGACTGAATTACTCAAGTTTCGTTGGTAATAATGATAACGAAATTTCAACTTACTATAAAGGAAAAGTTGGATTTCATATTGGAGCTTTTTTTTCTTTTAAAGTTAACGAAAAATTATCTATAAGACCTGAGATATTATATTCAAAACAAGATAGCGACCTTATAATTAATAACCTTAGAATACTTACGTATGGCGTAGGAGGTATGTTTTATATAAATACAGTAGAAGGAAATATTAAAGAGTCAATGCTTTATATCCCAATAATATTAGAATATAAATTAAATGAAAAATTAAACTTTGGAGCTGGACCTCAGTTTGGATATTCATTAAATAGAGAGTTTAAATTTGAGAAATTATCAAAAGAGGTTTTAAGTTTAATTGATAATTCGGAAAATTTTGAAATAGGAATTGGATTAGAATTAGAATATTTACTTACAGCTAACTATGGAATTTCGTTGAGATATAATTTTGGAATTATAGAACGCCAAAATTCAAATACATCTGTCATTCAATTAGGAATGAATTATAAATTCTAA